CAATAAAGTCAAGGATAAGTTCCATTGAGCGTGGTCTGAACGAAAGGCTTGCCATTGAAACCGAGATGAAAAATCTTAATCGGGATTATGAAACCATAAACGGCAAGTATTCTGAGTTACTAGAGAGGCGGGAGCAGGCACACATTACCGAGCGAGTGGACGACCAAACTTCCCGTCTAAAATTTAAAATAGCCGATCCGCCTACCAAGCCCAGTAAACCATCATCTCCAAATAGAATTCTTTTCTATTCACTAATTTTGGTGGGTGGATTTGTTGTAGGCTTCGGTGTCGCATTTTTGATTTATTTTATTCGGCCCGTTTATATGTCGAGCCGGCAAGTGAGAGTGGTTACCGGGTTGCCATCTTTAGGCAGCGTATCTTTAACAAGCGTTGGAATTAATAGGGAAAAAAGCATAGATTGGTTATTATTAATTACAATTACGTTAATAATATTAGGATATATTGGGGTCATGTTATTTGATTTTTTCAAATAATAATAGGTAAATCTGATGAGTATCATTGAAAACGCTTTAAAAAAAGCAAGTAACCAAGGCTTGACAGAGAAAAATAAGTCAGGTGATTTTGTTAAAAAACATGAGGACTTGAATGTTTTCGATGGAAATGACAGTTATAATGCCGCTGTCGAAGATGATTTAATTATCCCTCAGGACAATCAAGTTGTCATAAATTGGGAAACGTTAGCGGCTGAAGGTTTTATCGATCACAATGATACTAAATCACAATTGGCTGAGGAGTTTAGAGTCATTAAACGGCCTTTGGTAAATAATATCCAAGGTGGGGAAGCGAATGGGATTTCTCGTCCGAATTTGATCTTAATTTGTAGTAGTCTTCCTGGTGAGGGAAAAACGTTTATATCAATAAACTTGGCCTTGAGCATAGCTAATGAGTTGGATAAAAGTGTTTTATTAATTGATGCGGATGTGGAACGGCCTACAGTGTCGAGGCAGTTGGGTATTAAGCAATCGCCTGGGCTAATAGAGTATCTTGAAAACGATAAGATTAATTTCTCAGATATTTTATTGAAAACTGACTTATCGAATCTTAACGTCATACCGGCGGGTAAACGGCATAAGTATTCGACTGAGTTATTGTCCAGCCAGAGAATGTATCTGTTTGCTGAAGAAGTTAGCAGGCGCTATAAAGATAGGGTCGTGATTTTTGATTCGCCGCCTTTGTTAGTGGCCACCCAGGCTCAGATCCTTGCTGAATTAGTTGGGCAGGTTGTCTTAGTGATTGCAGCGGAAGAGACGCCTCAAAACGTTGTAAACGAGTCGATTTCCAAGTTAGCGAACTGCGATGTGGTTATGACGCTTTTAAACAAAACCAAAAAGGAGATTGATCTATACGGATATAACTACGGCTATGGTAAATATGGACATTGATAAAAATGGCTTTAAATTGTTTAAGATAACATGTAAGTTATTTGCAATTTTATTGACATATGAATTCTTGTTTTCAGCGAATGTTTTAGCTTTCGAGTGGCGGATTCGCCCAAATCTTTCGATGAGCGAAGTATTTTCTGATAATTTAGCTTTGTCCGATAACGCAAAAAAAAGCGGATTTGTTTCCGAAGTCTCTCCCGGTATTTCAGCATATGGCTCCTCACCATGGAGTAATTTTAATTTAAA
This sequence is a window from Methylomonas methanica MC09. Protein-coding genes within it:
- a CDS encoding XrtA-associated tyrosine autokinase, translated to MSIIENALKKASNQGLTEKNKSGDFVKKHEDLNVFDGNDSYNAAVEDDLIIPQDNQVVINWETLAAEGFIDHNDTKSQLAEEFRVIKRPLVNNIQGGEANGISRPNLILICSSLPGEGKTFISINLALSIANELDKSVLLIDADVERPTVSRQLGIKQSPGLIEYLENDKINFSDILLKTDLSNLNVIPAGKRHKYSTELLSSQRMYLFAEEVSRRYKDRVVIFDSPPLLVATQAQILAELVGQVVLVIAAEETPQNVVNESISKLANCDVVMTLLNKTKKEIDLYGYNYGYGKYGH